The following proteins are co-located in the Dyadobacter chenwenxiniae genome:
- a CDS encoding efflux RND transporter periplasmic adaptor subunit, which produces MKRKLIIIGSIAIIGILIGFRLVANKSKMDAKKVMPDNKNVTIPVTAVSVKEGSTDQQLVRTGSLIPFKQAEIMATSAGKVMTVKYDLGTYVSQGATLVKVDSKLKELSLQATELNINKLKKDTDRYNKLLAGNAATEVQVNDTKYNYENALNQAEQIKQQINDASIEAPISGRVIKKNIEPGEFVNVGTSLGTILDVSRLKVQVMISENDVYKLKEGQHVKVGSSIFPDKKIDGVISYIAPQGDESHNYPVEIVIKNSSQLRAGTFVSVEFSQKSSQQALLIPRSALVESVRNPYVYTVENGVAKQRKIQVGRELGDNIEVLSGLKSGETVITTGQINLSEGAAVNVTK; this is translated from the coding sequence ATGAAAAGAAAACTCATCATCATCGGCTCCATCGCAATCATCGGGATACTGATCGGATTTCGTTTGGTGGCCAACAAGTCCAAAATGGACGCTAAGAAAGTAATGCCGGATAACAAAAATGTGACCATTCCGGTGACCGCTGTTTCTGTAAAAGAAGGCAGCACGGATCAGCAGCTGGTTCGTACGGGAAGTTTGATCCCGTTCAAACAGGCTGAAATCATGGCGACGTCCGCCGGAAAGGTTATGACTGTTAAATATGACCTCGGAACCTACGTATCGCAAGGCGCAACACTGGTGAAGGTGGATAGCAAATTGAAAGAGCTTTCGTTACAAGCCACTGAGCTCAATATCAACAAATTGAAAAAAGATACGGATCGTTACAACAAGCTTTTGGCAGGAAATGCAGCGACAGAAGTGCAGGTGAACGATACAAAATACAATTATGAAAACGCATTGAACCAGGCCGAGCAGATCAAACAACAGATCAATGATGCATCCATTGAGGCACCGATCAGCGGTCGCGTGATCAAAAAGAACATTGAGCCGGGGGAGTTTGTGAATGTAGGGACTTCGCTGGGAACGATCCTGGACGTTTCGCGCCTGAAAGTGCAAGTGATGATCTCTGAAAATGATGTTTACAAATTGAAAGAAGGTCAGCACGTAAAGGTTGGATCCAGCATTTTCCCGGATAAAAAAATCGACGGAGTGATCTCTTACATTGCCCCACAGGGCGACGAATCGCACAATTATCCGGTGGAGATTGTGATCAAAAATTCCAGTCAGTTACGGGCAGGAACATTTGTAAGTGTTGAATTTAGCCAAAAAAGCAGCCAGCAGGCATTGCTGATCCCGAGAAGTGCATTGGTGGAAAGCGTTCGCAATCCTTATGTGTACACGGTTGAGAATGGTGTTGCCAAACAACGCAAAATCCAGGTGGGCCGCGAATTGGGCGATAACATAGAAGTTTTGTCGGGTCTGAAATCGGGCGAAACGGTGATCACAACCGGACAGATCAACCTGAGCGAAGGTGCGGCGGTTAATGTTACCAAATAG
- a CDS encoding TolC family protein: MKSKWIIAMLAFVATAGPSWAQTRLSLKDCIAYGIKNNGNVKIAQYKESIAMQQGREALAGYLPQVAGSGALDDNIKLQSTVLPGALFGGEDRRVALGTKYSTNVSAQADQVIFDQALLVGIKANKPNLENAALNAQKTKETIIFNVTDAYYQVFVTQAQIDLLRDNLEKTQQILGTLKLQLDNGVIKKVDFDRTQVSLNNIKSQLTLAESNLILAQNQLKFQMGMPLAEQLELTDNPLSQPFKLVEPEKLDVANLTDFKIQNVNMQLQSLEKERIKAGYLPKLSVYGRYGMQSLGQNLGESWGNWFSFGAIGVKLSIPIFDSFRRDAQYKQADLNLLTQNEQLKLNVQNYELQNHNATTQLQKAKLNLGNDESNVTLAKEVYDVTTLQYREGTVTLSDLLNAETSYKEAQSNYINSMLSYYQAKLGIEQSQGSLNDFYTALP; encoded by the coding sequence ATGAAAAGTAAATGGATCATAGCAATGCTGGCATTCGTTGCGACGGCCGGGCCTTCGTGGGCGCAAACGCGCCTGAGTCTGAAAGATTGCATTGCTTACGGGATCAAGAACAATGGCAACGTTAAGATTGCGCAATATAAAGAGAGCATTGCCATGCAGCAGGGTCGAGAGGCCTTAGCGGGTTACCTGCCGCAAGTTGCGGGTAGCGGCGCGCTTGATGATAACATTAAGCTCCAGTCGACCGTGTTACCGGGAGCGCTTTTTGGCGGAGAAGATCGCCGCGTTGCCCTGGGAACAAAATATTCGACCAACGTTTCTGCACAGGCGGATCAGGTGATTTTTGACCAGGCATTGCTGGTCGGCATTAAGGCCAATAAGCCTAACCTTGAAAACGCCGCACTGAATGCGCAGAAAACAAAAGAGACGATCATTTTTAATGTTACGGACGCCTATTATCAGGTTTTTGTCACCCAGGCGCAAATCGACCTTTTAAGAGATAACCTTGAAAAAACACAGCAGATCCTCGGCACTTTAAAGCTGCAACTGGATAATGGGGTTATCAAAAAAGTGGATTTTGACCGTACGCAAGTCAGTTTGAACAACATTAAATCGCAACTTACTCTCGCGGAAAGCAATTTGATACTGGCTCAAAATCAGTTGAAGTTCCAAATGGGCATGCCGTTGGCCGAGCAATTGGAATTGACCGACAACCCGTTAAGTCAGCCTTTCAAATTGGTAGAGCCGGAGAAATTAGACGTTGCTAACCTTACAGACTTCAAAATTCAGAACGTCAATATGCAGTTGCAGTCCTTGGAAAAAGAGCGGATTAAAGCAGGTTATCTGCCTAAGTTGTCCGTTTACGGCCGATATGGTATGCAATCGTTGGGTCAAAACCTGGGCGAATCCTGGGGCAACTGGTTCAGCTTCGGGGCAATTGGTGTAAAACTTTCTATCCCAATTTTTGATAGTTTCAGAAGAGATGCGCAATACAAGCAAGCCGACCTGAATCTTTTGACACAAAATGAGCAGCTGAAATTGAATGTCCAGAACTACGAACTTCAAAATCACAACGCCACCACGCAGCTTCAAAAAGCAAAACTGAACCTCGGCAACGACGAAAGCAATGTGACTTTGGCGAAAGAGGTTTACGATGTGACGACCCTGCAATACAGAGAAGGAACCGTAACATTATCGGACCTGCTGAACGCAGAAACATCTTATAAAGAAGCGCAAAGCAACTACATCAATTCCATGCTAAGCTATTACCAGGCCAAACTAGGAATAGAACAGTCCCAAGGCAGCTTAAACGACTTCTATACAGCACTACCTTAG
- a CDS encoding MarR family winged helix-turn-helix transcriptional regulator has product MKNSLQFKLGVVTKIVFKKMNAQLVQEGIPVLAEQLPILMVVYFQEHAMTQQDIANVLQKDKAGIQRSVQTLHKDGFLKIESDIEDKRKNLVTLTPSGKFVCERIQALVIAFDNRVMEHFTEEERKTFMGYLDRVAAIAEK; this is encoded by the coding sequence ATGAAGAACTCCCTTCAATTTAAGCTGGGAGTTGTGACGAAGATTGTTTTCAAAAAAATGAATGCGCAGCTGGTGCAGGAGGGCATTCCGGTGCTGGCGGAGCAACTGCCAATTCTGATGGTTGTGTATTTTCAAGAACATGCCATGACACAGCAGGACATTGCCAATGTGCTGCAAAAGGATAAAGCCGGAATTCAGCGTTCTGTGCAGACATTGCATAAAGATGGATTCTTGAAGATTGAGAGTGATATTGAGGATAAAAGAAAGAATCTGGTAACATTGACGCCGAGTGGGAAATTTGTCTGTGAGCGCATTCAAGCGTTGGTAATTGCATTCGATAATCGCGTAATGGAGCATTTCACCGAGGAGGAACGTAAGACGTTCATGGGTTATCTGGACAGAGTTGCGGCCATAGCAGAAAAGTAA
- a CDS encoding M48 family metalloprotease: MKMKFQFHMLLCLVSAGFLSSCSKNPVTGKKEIIFMSKEKEIALGAESHPSIVATMGIYDDKNLNAFINEKGKAMANVSHRPELPYQFFIVDSPVVNAFAVPGGYVYFTRGIMAHFNNEAEFAGVLGHEIGHITARHSARQQTSQIFGQVGLMAGMVLSETVRGMADQTQQALGLLLLSYSRDHETESDKIGVEYSSKIGYDAHEMADFFGTLKKISEKSGQAIPTFQSTHPDPGGRQAKVQKLATEYQKANPGKYNVNRDTYLRKIEGIIYGTDPKQGFVENNTFYHPDLKLQFPVPSGWQYENSPAQFQMGAKDGKSMVIFTIAPGKTLEEAAQATVKNYGLQVSENEKTTINGNQAIVMISTQAAQSETGQQAAPTQNSIQVASWLIQYGGNIYAIHGVAAAANFGGSVNQFKSIAQGFKSVTDGNIINRQPDRIRIKTVQRDGSLKDALKDNNQQDKQMDELAIMNGMSLSDKVTKGMLIKTLGR; the protein is encoded by the coding sequence ATGAAAATGAAATTTCAATTTCACATGCTCCTCTGCCTTGTCAGTGCAGGGTTTCTATCCAGTTGCTCCAAAAATCCGGTTACCGGTAAGAAGGAAATTATCTTTATGTCCAAAGAAAAGGAAATAGCGCTTGGCGCAGAATCCCACCCTTCAATTGTGGCTACAATGGGTATTTATGACGATAAAAACCTGAATGCCTTTATTAATGAGAAAGGAAAAGCCATGGCAAACGTTTCTCACAGACCTGAATTACCCTATCAATTCTTTATTGTGGACTCGCCCGTGGTTAACGCATTCGCTGTGCCTGGCGGTTACGTATACTTTACTAGGGGGATTATGGCGCACTTTAATAATGAGGCAGAATTCGCTGGCGTTTTGGGTCACGAGATTGGCCACATTACGGCAAGGCACTCAGCGCGCCAACAGACTTCACAAATCTTTGGCCAAGTAGGTTTGATGGCCGGAATGGTCCTTTCAGAAACCGTCCGCGGAATGGCAGATCAGACGCAGCAGGCGCTTGGATTATTATTGCTGAGTTATAGCCGTGATCACGAAACTGAATCGGATAAAATTGGTGTGGAGTACTCAAGCAAGATCGGATACGATGCGCACGAGATGGCCGATTTCTTTGGTACATTGAAAAAAATCAGTGAAAAAAGCGGCCAGGCGATCCCTACTTTTCAATCAACTCACCCTGATCCGGGCGGCAGACAGGCAAAAGTGCAAAAGCTGGCGACGGAATATCAAAAGGCTAATCCAGGCAAATACAATGTCAACCGCGATACATATTTGCGTAAAATCGAAGGCATTATATATGGCACCGATCCAAAACAAGGCTTCGTTGAAAATAACACTTTTTACCATCCTGACCTGAAATTACAGTTCCCGGTTCCAAGCGGATGGCAGTATGAAAACTCGCCGGCGCAATTCCAAATGGGAGCGAAAGATGGAAAGTCGATGGTGATTTTTACAATCGCACCGGGCAAAACATTAGAAGAGGCGGCCCAGGCTACGGTAAAAAATTATGGCTTGCAAGTCTCTGAAAATGAGAAAACAACGATTAATGGCAATCAGGCCATCGTCATGATTTCAACACAAGCAGCGCAATCGGAAACCGGCCAGCAAGCCGCTCCGACGCAGAATTCAATACAAGTTGCTTCATGGCTGATCCAATATGGCGGCAATATTTATGCGATCCACGGGGTTGCTGCGGCTGCCAATTTTGGAGGGAGCGTGAACCAGTTTAAGTCAATCGCACAGGGTTTCAAATCGGTAACAGACGGAAACATCATTAACCGCCAGCCCGACCGCATCCGGATCAAAACCGTGCAACGCGACGGCTCGCTCAAAGACGCATTGAAAGACAACAACCAGCAGGATAAGCAAATGGACGAGCTGGCGATCATGAACGGCATGTCGCTTTCCGACAAAGTGACAAAAGGAATGCTGATCAAAACACTAGGCAGATAA
- a CDS encoding lysophospholipid acyltransferase family protein, producing the protein MDLKKSTFSLLPSWLVRFDFFGLFEQDPFGNYLIFKRIIIFIIGWFTYYRYTAVNKIEIIGSDQLIELPDNGVLFLSNHQTYFADVIAFYHIFCASKWGYKGTISPPFYLFSPRARCYYVAASETMKEGILPKLFSIGGAITIDRSWRANGENVKRQLDNAAQDKIGMGLKHGWVVSFPQGTTKPYAPVRKGTAHLIKDHQPIVIPVVINGFRRAFDKKGLRFKKRNTKLTVHFKPPMHFLPDESLESMIERVTKAIEQDAPKDGPAAIPVV; encoded by the coding sequence ATGGATTTAAAGAAAAGTACTTTTAGTTTACTTCCTTCCTGGTTAGTGCGATTCGACTTTTTTGGACTTTTTGAGCAAGACCCTTTCGGTAACTACTTGATTTTTAAGCGCATTATTATTTTTATCATTGGCTGGTTTACTTATTACAGATATACGGCAGTTAACAAAATTGAAATTATAGGAAGCGACCAGCTTATTGAGCTTCCAGACAATGGTGTACTCTTTCTATCCAATCATCAAACCTACTTCGCGGACGTAATTGCTTTTTACCATATTTTTTGTGCATCTAAATGGGGTTATAAGGGTACTATTTCTCCCCCATTTTATCTGTTTTCTCCACGCGCAAGATGCTATTATGTTGCCGCTTCTGAAACTATGAAAGAAGGGATTTTGCCCAAATTGTTCAGCATCGGCGGCGCGATTACCATTGATCGTTCCTGGCGCGCGAATGGTGAAAATGTGAAGCGGCAACTGGATAATGCTGCGCAAGATAAAATCGGAATGGGTCTTAAACATGGCTGGGTCGTGAGTTTTCCGCAGGGCACAACAAAACCATACGCGCCAGTACGCAAGGGAACGGCACATTTGATCAAAGACCATCAACCCATCGTAATTCCGGTCGTTATCAATGGTTTTAGAAGGGCATTTGATAAAAAAGGTTTGCGGTTTAAGAAAAGGAACACGAAGCTTACCGTGCATTTCAAACCGCCTATGCATTTTCTACCGGACGAATCCCTGGAAAGCATGATTGAACGCGTCACCAAGGCGATTGAACAGGATGCGCCGAAAGACGGCCCGGCAGCTATTCCGGTCGTGTGA
- a CDS encoding TIGR01777 family oxidoreductase yields MKGKKVLITGGTGLIGKRLTQLLLEKDYQVAYLSRKKTSIPSVQVFEWNVDKGYIEDGALENTDYLIHLAGAGVADERWTEERKKLIISSRTETAKLIHKKLTEKHIRPAAFVSSSGSSYYGEDTGDIRNTESSPPNSDFLSQVTVVWEKAANDMAALGIRTVKLRTGIVLSNEGGAIPRMAAPAKLGFGAPLGSGKQWVSWIHIDDLCRMYIEAMENESWEGAYNAVAAQPVTNEELTKQICITLGKPQWLPNVPAFGLKLAFGEMASVVLGSSYLINERIAKETNFQYYYEELDKALVEILL; encoded by the coding sequence ATGAAAGGTAAAAAAGTATTAATAACTGGGGGAACAGGATTAATTGGCAAAAGGCTTACCCAATTGCTGCTTGAAAAAGACTACCAAGTGGCATATTTGAGCCGTAAAAAGACAAGCATCCCGTCGGTTCAGGTTTTTGAATGGAATGTTGATAAAGGATATATAGAAGACGGCGCGCTGGAAAACACGGATTACCTGATCCATCTTGCAGGCGCGGGCGTCGCGGATGAACGCTGGACGGAAGAGCGCAAAAAACTGATTATTTCTAGTCGCACAGAAACGGCGAAGCTGATCCACAAAAAGCTAACAGAAAAACACATTCGGCCCGCTGCATTTGTATCTTCTTCGGGAAGCAGTTATTACGGAGAAGACACGGGCGATATTCGCAACACCGAAAGTTCGCCGCCGAACAGTGATTTTTTATCGCAAGTGACAGTTGTTTGGGAAAAAGCGGCAAACGACATGGCAGCACTGGGCATAAGGACTGTAAAACTGCGAACGGGAATCGTTTTGAGTAACGAAGGCGGCGCGATCCCGAGAATGGCCGCTCCGGCAAAATTAGGCTTCGGCGCTCCGCTAGGTTCTGGTAAGCAATGGGTTTCCTGGATTCACATCGATGACCTTTGCCGAATGTATATCGAAGCAATGGAGAATGAATCGTGGGAAGGCGCTTACAATGCTGTTGCGGCTCAGCCGGTGACGAACGAGGAACTTACCAAGCAAATCTGCATTACATTGGGAAAGCCGCAATGGTTGCCTAATGTCCCTGCTTTCGGTTTAAAGCTGGCTTTCGGAGAAATGGCTAGCGTCGTGCTCGGAAGCAGCTATCTCATCAACGAACGAATCGCAAAGGAAACCAACTTTCAATATTATTACGAAGAGCTCGATAAGGCACTAGTGGAAATACTTTTATGA